The sequence CCCGATTAGATCAGAGGTTGCTCAAGTTGACCAAACCGTGATCGCTATACTGCTATGACGGTCGCAAGAAAGATATCTGAATAGCACCCGACATGAACCTGCCCCCCATCGACCTTCCCCCGTTATCAAAGGGCGATCCACTGACTCCGCAAACGCTGCCCTCGGCGGTTCGCGGCTGGCAGGTGGGGCAGGTCCTGCATGCCACGGTCGTCAACCGCCCGACGACGCAGACCGCCACGCTGCGATTCGGCGCCAACGAGGTGCCTGTGCGGACCGGTATCCCGCTTGCGACGGGCGCACCGGTCAGGGTCAGAGTCGATACTATCGGTGTGACGATCACGCTGCGCCTGTTGGGCGGCACACCGGGTGCGGATACGACCCGAAACGATGCTTTGCGCGCCGCCCTCCCGCGGCAGCAATCGTTCGCCCCGCTGTTGGCGAACCTCAGCCGCCTGATCGCACCGCGGAATGGCGCCTCCACGACATCCGCTGCGCCGGCACTGCCGCCCTCCGTGTTCAAACTGGCACAGCAACTCTTCGACGCCCTGCCCGAAGCGCGGCGCCTCGCCACCCCGGAGGGCGTCAGACAGGCGATACGCGACAGCGGCACGCTTGCCGAAGCCAGACTGGCGGCAAATGTCGATCGGGGAACCAGCCCGGCGATGGGCGACACCAAGCTCAATCTGGTACGGCTGCTCGATAGCCTGCGGGCGCTGCTGCGCGCCCCCGCCACCATGGCGGAACCGGCATCCCTCAAACCGCTGCCACTGCCCTTGTCCATCGCACCACCGTTGCGCGATCAGCCGCCCGTGGCGCAAGCGCGCGTCCCGCCCTCGATCGTGCAATTGCTGGAGGACAACGTCTCGCAGCTGCGTATCGTGCAGGAGCTGACAGCTCAGCTCGAGGGTGCTTTGGCGCGACTGCAGATCAGCCAGATCTCATCGCTGCCCAGCGAACAGAACCCCACCCAGATCTGGGTGGCGGAGGTGCCCGTGCGTCAAGGACAGCAGACGGATCTGTTCCAGTTTCGCATCGAGCACCGCCGCCCGGCCGGCGCACAGGCCGAAGAGTACTGGAGCATTACCTTCGCCTTCGAACTCGAGGAGTTGGGCGCGGTGCGCGCACGCGTGGTCTTCTACCAACAGGAGTTGAGCGCCACCCTGTGGGCTGAGCGCCCAGCAACCGCACGCAAATTCAAGGAGCATCTGGACGAGCTGCGCAATCGAATCGAAAAACACGGGCTTCCGGTGCGCAGTCTGGAATGTCTGGCGGGCATCCCCGATTCCAACCCGCCACCCTCTTCCGCCGCTGGCCTGATCGACGAACAGGCATGAGCGACAAATCGACGCCGAACGATATCGCGGTTGCCCTCGAATACGACGGGGAGAGCGCGCCGCGCGTCACCGCCAAGGG is a genomic window of Pseudomonadota bacterium containing:
- a CDS encoding flagellar hook-length control protein FliK; amino-acid sequence: MNLPPIDLPPLSKGDPLTPQTLPSAVRGWQVGQVLHATVVNRPTTQTATLRFGANEVPVRTGIPLATGAPVRVRVDTIGVTITLRLLGGTPGADTTRNDALRAALPRQQSFAPLLANLSRLIAPRNGASTTSAAPALPPSVFKLAQQLFDALPEARRLATPEGVRQAIRDSGTLAEARLAANVDRGTSPAMGDTKLNLVRLLDSLRALLRAPATMAEPASLKPLPLPLSIAPPLRDQPPVAQARVPPSIVQLLEDNVSQLRIVQELTAQLEGALARLQISQISSLPSEQNPTQIWVAEVPVRQGQQTDLFQFRIEHRRPAGAQAEEYWSITFAFELEELGAVRARVVFYQQELSATLWAERPATARKFKEHLDELRNRIEKHGLPVRSLECLAGIPDSNPPPSSAAGLIDEQA